In Centropristis striata isolate RG_2023a ecotype Rhode Island chromosome 1, C.striata_1.0, whole genome shotgun sequence, one DNA window encodes the following:
- the dla gene encoding delta-like protein A encodes MYLFNMGRAILLTLAVMSMLLCQGFCSGVFELKLQEFLNKKGVQGNKNCCKGGLTSSFQQQCECKTFFRICLKHYQPNASPEPPCTYGGAVTPVLGSNSFQVPDVIPESSFNNPIRINFGFTWPGTFSLIIEALHTDSKDDLSTENPDRVISTMTTQRHLTVGEEWSQDLHTGGRTELKYSYRFVCDEHYYGDGCSVFCRPRDDAFGHFTCGERGEIVCDAGWKGQYCTEPICLPGCDEEHGFCEKPGECKCRVGFKGRYCDECIRYPGCLHGTCQQPWQCNCQEGWGGLFCNQDLNYCTHHKPCMNGATCSNTGQGSYTCSCRPGFTGASCEIQVNECAGNPCRNGGSCADLENTYTCTCPHGFYGNNCELSAMTCADGPCSNGGRCADNPDGGYFCQCPTGYAGFNCEKKIDHCTSSPCSNGARCVDLVNSYICQCPDGFTGMNCDHTGDECSMYPCQNGGTCQEGPDGYTCTCPPGYTGQNCSSPISRCEHNPCHNGATCHERNSRYVCACVPGYGGRNCQFLLPEHAAIRGSEVPWMAVGSGVALVLLLLAGCAVLVGFFRSKAQRGGQVETVGEGETINNLTNNCHRSDRDLAVSVMPTPGVKNINKKMDFCSGDPDEGSSPGRSGYKSRNPPADYNLVHEVNYEQAAKEAMLEAACEDKCQSLDSFEFEEKRSKRLKCDASEKKAPEMSACADTKYKSVFVMSEEKDECIIATEV; translated from the exons atgtatttatttaatatggGGCGCGCCATCCTGCTGACTCTCGCCGTCATGTCCATGCTGTTGTGCCAG GGGTTTTGTTCGGGAGTTTTTGAGCTGAAGTTGCAGGAGTTCCTAAACAAGAAGGGAGTACAGGGCAACAAAAACTGCTGTAAAGGAGGCCTGACCTCGTCCTTCCAGCAGCAGTGCGAATGTAAAACCTTCTTCAGGATCTGTCTGAAGCACTACCAGCCCAACGCCTCCCCGGAGCCTCCGTGCACCTACGGCGGCGCTGTGACGCCTGTGCTCGGCTCCAACTCGTTCCAGGTCCCCGATGTCATCCCGGAGAGTTCATTCAACAACCCTATCAGAATTAACTTCGGCTTCACGTGGCCG GGGACCTTCTCGCTGATCATTGAGGCATTACACACCGACTCCAAAGACGACCTCTCCACAG AGAATCCAGACCGCGTTATCAGCACCATGACCACCCAGAGGCATCTGACGGTGGGAGAGGAGTGGTCCCAGGACCTGCACACCGGCGGCAGGACCGAGCTCAAGTACTCATACCGCTTCGTGTGCGACGAGCACTACTACGGGGACGGCTGCTCGGTGTTCTGCCGGCCGAGAGACGACGCCTTCGGCCACTTCACCTGTGGAGAGCGCGGGGAGATTGTGTGCGACGCCGGCTGGAAGGGACAGTACTGCACTGAGC CGATCTGCCTGCCAGGCTGCGACGAAGAGCACGGCTTCTGTGAGAAACCCGGAGAGTGCAA GTGCAGAGTGGGATTCAAAGGCCGCTACTGCGACGAGTGCATTCGTTATCCGGGCTGCCTCCACGGGACCTGCCAGCAGCCCTGGCAGTGCAACTGTCAGGAGGGCTGGGGGGGACTCTTCTGCAACCAAG ATCTCAACTACTGCACTCACCACAAGCCCTGCATGAATGGAGCCACTTGTAGCAACACTGGTCAGGGCAGCTACACCTGTTCCTGCAGGCCCGGCTTCACTGGGGCCAGCTGTGAGATCCAGGTCAACGAATGCGCTGGAAACCCCTGCCGCAACGGAGGAAGCTGCGCT GATTTGGAAAACACATATACCTGCACTTGCCCTCACGGTTTCTATGGCAACAACTGCGAGCTCAGCGCCATGACGTGTGCCGACGGGCCCTGCTCCAACGGAGGCCGCTGTGCTGACAACCCCGATGGAGGCTACTTCTGCCAGTGCCCCACGGGGTACGCAGGGTTCAACTGTGAGAAGAAGATCGACCACTGCACCTCCAGCCCATGCTCCAACG GTGCACGCTGTGTGGATCTTGTCAACTCATACATTTGTCAGTGCCCTGACGGTTTCACCGGCATGAACTGCGACCACACCGGGGACGAGTGCTCCATGTACCCCTGCCAAAACGGCGGGACGTGCCAGGAAGGACCCGACGGTTACACCTGCACCTGCCCGCCGGGATACACCGGCCAGAACTGCAGCTCACCCATCAGCCGCTGCGAACACAACCCATGCCACAACGGGGCCACCTGCCACGAGAGGAACAGCCGCTACGTCTGCGCATGTGTGCCCGGCTACGGTGGCAGAAACTGCCAGTTTCTGCTTCCGGAGCACGCTGCGATCCGGGGGTCAGAGGTGCCCTGGATGGCTGTGGGGTCTGGCGTGgccctggtgctgctgctgctggcaggATGCGCCGTTCTTGTGGGATTTTTCCGATCAAAAGCCCAGCGCGGCGGTCAAGTAGAAACTGTTGGTGAGGGAGAGACAATAAACAACCTGACCAACAACTGTCACCGCAGTGACAGGGACCTGGCGGTCAGCGTGATGCCAACGCCGGGCGTCAAAAATATCAACAAGAAAATGGACTTCTGCAGCGGTGATCCCGATGAAGGGTCTTCACCAGGACGGAGTGGCTACAAGAGCCGCAATCCGCCCGCGGACTACAACCTCGTACACGAGGTCAACTACGAGCAGGCGGCTAAAGAGGCCATGCTGGAGGCGGCCTGCGAAGACAAGTGCCAATCCCTGGACTCGTTTGAGTTCGAGGAGAAACGCAGCAAACGTTTAAAATG CGATGCATCAGAAAAGAAAGCCCCAGAAATGTCTGCATGTGCGGACACCAAGTACAAATCTGTGTTTGTGATGTCAGAGGAAAAGGACGAATGTATAATTGCAACTGAg GTGTAA